DNA from Actinomycetota bacterium:
GGACCGCTTGGGAGCATGGCTGACAAGTACATTGGCCCAATGCGAATCGCCATCCTTGGCACCCGAGGGGTGCCTGCAAGGTATGGCGGTTTTGAAACCGCAGTGGAGGAGATCGGCAAGCGGCTGGTGCAGCGCGGCCATGATGTCACGGTCTATTGCCGCAATCCGGGGCAGAAGCAGACCGAATACCTCGGTATGCATCTGGTCAACTTGCCGGCGATTCGGCATCGATTCACTGAGACCCTCTCGCACACCGCACTGAGTGCGAGCCATGCAGTCATCAAGGACCATCCCGAGGTTGCGCTGCTGCTGAATGCCGGAAACGCTCCGATGCTCAAGCCGCTGAAACTTGCGGGCATTCCAACAGCGATTCATCTGGACGGCCTTGAGTCCAAACGCGAGAAATGGCGCGGGGCCGGTGCGCGCTACTACCGCTGGGCCGAGGACGCTTCGGTCCGATGGGGACAGGAAGTCATTGCCGATGCACAGGCGATCGCCGATCATGTGCAGCAGAAGTACGGACGCGAGTGCACGGTCATCGCCTACGGGGCCCCGGTCATTCATCCGAGTGACTCGCGCTTGAGTGAGCTTGGCGTGCAGGCTGGTCAGTACCATCTCGTCGTCGCCCGCCTCGAGCCCGAGAACCATGTGCTGGACGCTGTGCATGCCTATCTCGCGAGTAATGAGACCAAGCCACTGCTTGTTGTGGGAAGCGCGCCGTACTCGCAGTGGTATGTGGAGCAAGTCGC
Protein-coding regions in this window:
- a CDS encoding DUF1972 domain-containing protein — translated: MRIAILGTRGVPARYGGFETAVEEIGKRLVQRGHDVTVYCRNPGQKQTEYLGMHLVNLPAIRHRFTETLSHTALSASHAVIKDHPEVALLLNAGNAPMLKPLKLAGIPTAIHLDGLESKREKWRGAGARYYRWAEDASVRWGQEVIADAQAIADHVQQKYGRECTVIAYGAPVIHPSDSRLSELGVQAGQYHLVVARLEPENHVLDAVHAYLASNETKPLLVVGSAPYSQWYVEQVAQAAAGDVRIRIAGAIYDQELLDQLYGNACSYIHGHSVGGTNPSLLRAMGAGAAVLAYDVEFNREVTNNQAMFWADAAELTAHLDRIASGSQDQYLSQLRASSQQRIADAYQWDEVVDKYEALISRLAASRT